One window of the Rosa rugosa chromosome 3, drRosRugo1.1, whole genome shotgun sequence genome contains the following:
- the LOC133738399 gene encoding serine carboxypeptidase-like 13 isoform X3 has protein sequence MFKATEQKATLVYPPHGIHYRFSSPDYFALALRHSQFPIYMGLVLPELATSSGKMMKWMCLNLLLVLVLSGAAMSQNITTTLPGYPGTLPFSLETGYVGVGDLDELQFFYYFIESQRNPVRDPLLLWLTGGPGCSGFSGLVYEIGPLTFDYVAFNGSFPTFVDNPFSWTQIASIIFLDAPVGTGFSYSTTQEGYNSSDTESAEAVYQFLRKWLIKHPKFRYNPLYIAGDSYSGMIVPQVTLKVSDGNRNGIRPSMKLQGYLLGNPVTELHSDENSRIEFYHRVTLISSELYACTIPVDDANILQPKCSWASPKLADGSIKRGLKFFDDIPDEIIRSPTKRQEHWCRNENYVLSYIWANDATVQAALSIRNGTITDWKRCNKSLAYDSNLLSVVEYHRELLGRGYRSLIYSGDHDGLIPYVGTLTWIRSLNLTTADGWRPWYVNGNVAGFTEKYTNGVSDGLTFATLKGAGHTAPEYMPEQALDMMDRWLAHYPL, from the exons ATGTTCAAAGCCACCGAACAGAAGGCCACACTAGTATATCCACCACATGGTATACATTACAGGTTTTCGTCCCCGGATTATTTTGCTCTCGCTCTCAGACATTCCCAATTCCCCATCTATATGG GTTTAGTGTTACCAGAGTTGGCAACCAGCAGTGGCAAGATGATGAAGTGGATGTGCCTGAATTTACTTCTTGTGCTGGTTCTCTCCGGTGCCGCAATGTCGCAGAACATCACTACTACTCTGCCTGGTTACCCTGGTACACTCCCATTCAGTCTTGAAACTGG ATATGTGGGTGTGGGAGATTTGGATGAATTGCAGTTCTTTTACTACTTCATCGAGTCACAGAGGAACCCTGTAAGGGACCCTCTCTTGCTTTGGCTTACCGGAGGCCCTGGTTGTTCTGGTTTCTCTGGCCTTGTCTATGAAATCG GTCCATTAACTTTCGATTATGTAGCCTTCAATGGTAGCTTCCCTACTTTCGTGGACAACCCATTCTCATGGACCCAA ATTGCCAGCATCATCTTTCTAGATGCACCAGTTGGCACTGGTTTCTCCTACTCAACTACTCAGGAAGGTTACAATAGCAGTGACACTGAATCAGCAGAAGCCGTGTACCAATTTCTCCGGAAG TGGTTGATCAAACATCCCAAGTTTAGATACAATCCACTCTACATTGCTGGAGATTCATATTCAGGCATGATTGTTCCTCAAGTCACTCTTAAAGTATCAGATG GTAATCGTAATGGGATCAGGCCATCCATGAAGCTCCAG GGATATCTACTTGGAAATCCTGTAACAGAGTTGCATAGCGATGAGAATTCAAGAATAGAATTTTACCACCGCGTCACACTAATATCCAGTGAACTTTATGCG TGCACTATACCAGTAGATGATGCAAACATTTTGCAACCAAAATGTTCCTGGGCATCCCCAAAATTAGCAGATGGATCAATAAAACGAGGGTTGAAATTTTTCGACGACATCCCAGATGAAATCATTCGATCACCAACTAAACGACAAGAACATTGGTGTCGT AATGAGAATTATGTGCTCTCTTATATATGGGCGAATGATGCAACAGTCCAAGCAGCTCTCAGTATTCGAAAC GGTACCATAACAGATTGGAAGAGGTGCAATAAGAGCTTGGCTTATGACTCTAATTTGTTGAGCGTGGTTGAGTACCATCGAGAACTCTTAGGAAGAGGCTACCGATCTTTGATCTACAG CGGTGATCATGACGGGTTGATTCCATATGTCGGTACACTAACATGGATCAGATCTCTCAACTTGACTACTGCCGATGGATGGAGACCGTGGTATGTCAACGGAAATGTTGCAGG ATTTACTGAGAAGTATACAAATGGCGTGTCAGATGGATTGACCTTTGCAACTCTAAAG GGAGCGGGTCACACAGCTCCAGAGTACATGCCTGAGCAAGCTCTTGATATGATGGATAGATGGTTAGCTCACTATCCTCTGTGA
- the LOC133740406 gene encoding probable cyclic nucleotide-gated ion channel 20, chloroplastic isoform X3, translating into MSLRRHDVEQWMSHRRLPDELGRLFHKQYALDMDLLWVPTNMIASEGLKHRVFETSLANLQGDEEHAYSKMWLIA; encoded by the exons ATGTCACTGAGACGTCATGACGTTGAGCAGTGGATGAGCCATAGACGGTTGCCAGATGAACTAGGGAG GTTATTCCACAAGCAATATGCACTAGATATGGACTTGCTGTGGGTTCCAACCAATATG ATTGCTTCAGAAGGACTCAAGCACAGAGTCTTTGAGACATCACTGGCTAACCTTCAGGGAGATGAGGAGCATGCTTACAGCAAAATGTGGTTGATAGCTTAA
- the LOC133738399 gene encoding serine carboxypeptidase-like 2 isoform X2: MFKATEQKATLVYPPHGLVLPELATSSGKMMKWMCLNLLLVLVLSGAAMSQNITTTLPGYPGTLPFSLETGYVGVGDLDELQFFYYFIESQRNPVRDPLLLWLTGGPGCSGFSGLVYEIGPLTFDYVAFNGSFPTFVDNPFSWTQIASIIFLDAPVGTGFSYSTTQEGYNSSDTESAEAVYQFLRKWLIKHPKFRYNPLYIAGDSYSGMIVPQVTLKVSDGNRNGIRPSMKLQGYLLGNPVTELHSDENSRIEFYHRVTLISSELYASIRESCQGEYVNPNVSSSDCMDDIGLVAECTIPVDDANILQPKCSWASPKLADGSIKRGLKFFDDIPDEIIRSPTKRQEHWCRNENYVLSYIWANDATVQAALSIRNGTITDWKRCNKSLAYDSNLLSVVEYHRELLGRGYRSLIYSGDHDGLIPYVGTLTWIRSLNLTTADGWRPWYVNGNVAGFTEKYTNGVSDGLTFATLKGAGHTAPEYMPEQALDMMDRWLAHYPL, encoded by the exons ATGTTCAAAGCCACCGAACAGAAGGCCACACTAGTATATCCACCACATG GTTTAGTGTTACCAGAGTTGGCAACCAGCAGTGGCAAGATGATGAAGTGGATGTGCCTGAATTTACTTCTTGTGCTGGTTCTCTCCGGTGCCGCAATGTCGCAGAACATCACTACTACTCTGCCTGGTTACCCTGGTACACTCCCATTCAGTCTTGAAACTGG ATATGTGGGTGTGGGAGATTTGGATGAATTGCAGTTCTTTTACTACTTCATCGAGTCACAGAGGAACCCTGTAAGGGACCCTCTCTTGCTTTGGCTTACCGGAGGCCCTGGTTGTTCTGGTTTCTCTGGCCTTGTCTATGAAATCG GTCCATTAACTTTCGATTATGTAGCCTTCAATGGTAGCTTCCCTACTTTCGTGGACAACCCATTCTCATGGACCCAA ATTGCCAGCATCATCTTTCTAGATGCACCAGTTGGCACTGGTTTCTCCTACTCAACTACTCAGGAAGGTTACAATAGCAGTGACACTGAATCAGCAGAAGCCGTGTACCAATTTCTCCGGAAG TGGTTGATCAAACATCCCAAGTTTAGATACAATCCACTCTACATTGCTGGAGATTCATATTCAGGCATGATTGTTCCTCAAGTCACTCTTAAAGTATCAGATG GTAATCGTAATGGGATCAGGCCATCCATGAAGCTCCAG GGATATCTACTTGGAAATCCTGTAACAGAGTTGCATAGCGATGAGAATTCAAGAATAGAATTTTACCACCGCGTCACACTAATATCCAGTGAACTTTATGCG TCTATCCGAGAAAGTTGCCAAGGGGAATATGTTAATCCAAATGTAAGCAGTTCAGATTGCATGGACGACATTGGACTTGTTGCAGAG TGCACTATACCAGTAGATGATGCAAACATTTTGCAACCAAAATGTTCCTGGGCATCCCCAAAATTAGCAGATGGATCAATAAAACGAGGGTTGAAATTTTTCGACGACATCCCAGATGAAATCATTCGATCACCAACTAAACGACAAGAACATTGGTGTCGT AATGAGAATTATGTGCTCTCTTATATATGGGCGAATGATGCAACAGTCCAAGCAGCTCTCAGTATTCGAAAC GGTACCATAACAGATTGGAAGAGGTGCAATAAGAGCTTGGCTTATGACTCTAATTTGTTGAGCGTGGTTGAGTACCATCGAGAACTCTTAGGAAGAGGCTACCGATCTTTGATCTACAG CGGTGATCATGACGGGTTGATTCCATATGTCGGTACACTAACATGGATCAGATCTCTCAACTTGACTACTGCCGATGGATGGAGACCGTGGTATGTCAACGGAAATGTTGCAGG ATTTACTGAGAAGTATACAAATGGCGTGTCAGATGGATTGACCTTTGCAACTCTAAAG GGAGCGGGTCACACAGCTCCAGAGTACATGCCTGAGCAAGCTCTTGATATGATGGATAGATGGTTAGCTCACTATCCTCTGTGA
- the LOC133740406 gene encoding uncharacterized protein LOC133740406 isoform X2 yields the protein MAFPYTNLTLSLSLSSPSPSPPSLPSTTTPSTAASPSTMAAASFRTCPFYLAQFHSETKTPIPIPPKFTKPLGFSHSHPSMSSKSASRGPTWLFHKQYALDMDLLWVPTNMIASEGLKHRVFETSLANLQGDEEHAYSKMWLIA from the exons ATGGCGTTTCCCTACACAAACCTCAcgctttctctctctttatccTCTCCCTCGCCCTCTCCGCCTTCTCTCCCTTCGACAACTACGCCTTCGACTGCGGCTTCACCTTCGACGATGGCTGCCGCTTCATTCCGGACTTGTCCATTTTATCTCGCTCAATTTCACTccgaaaccaaaaccccaatcCCAATTCCCCCCAAATTTACCAAACCGCTAGGGTTTTCCCACAGCCATCCTAGTATGAGTTCCAAATCTGCGAGCCGGGGACCCACATG GTTATTCCACAAGCAATATGCACTAGATATGGACTTGCTGTGGGTTCCAACCAATATG ATTGCTTCAGAAGGACTCAAGCACAGAGTCTTTGAGACATCACTGGCTAACCTTCAGGGAGATGAGGAGCATGCTTACAGCAAAATGTGGTTGATAGCTTAA
- the LOC133738399 gene encoding serine carboxypeptidase-like 2 isoform X1, which produces MFKATEQKATLVYPPHGIHYRFSSPDYFALALRHSQFPIYMGLVLPELATSSGKMMKWMCLNLLLVLVLSGAAMSQNITTTLPGYPGTLPFSLETGYVGVGDLDELQFFYYFIESQRNPVRDPLLLWLTGGPGCSGFSGLVYEIGPLTFDYVAFNGSFPTFVDNPFSWTQIASIIFLDAPVGTGFSYSTTQEGYNSSDTESAEAVYQFLRKWLIKHPKFRYNPLYIAGDSYSGMIVPQVTLKVSDGNRNGIRPSMKLQGYLLGNPVTELHSDENSRIEFYHRVTLISSELYASIRESCQGEYVNPNVSSSDCMDDIGLVAECTIPVDDANILQPKCSWASPKLADGSIKRGLKFFDDIPDEIIRSPTKRQEHWCRNENYVLSYIWANDATVQAALSIRNGTITDWKRCNKSLAYDSNLLSVVEYHRELLGRGYRSLIYSGDHDGLIPYVGTLTWIRSLNLTTADGWRPWYVNGNVAGFTEKYTNGVSDGLTFATLKGAGHTAPEYMPEQALDMMDRWLAHYPL; this is translated from the exons ATGTTCAAAGCCACCGAACAGAAGGCCACACTAGTATATCCACCACATGGTATACATTACAGGTTTTCGTCCCCGGATTATTTTGCTCTCGCTCTCAGACATTCCCAATTCCCCATCTATATGG GTTTAGTGTTACCAGAGTTGGCAACCAGCAGTGGCAAGATGATGAAGTGGATGTGCCTGAATTTACTTCTTGTGCTGGTTCTCTCCGGTGCCGCAATGTCGCAGAACATCACTACTACTCTGCCTGGTTACCCTGGTACACTCCCATTCAGTCTTGAAACTGG ATATGTGGGTGTGGGAGATTTGGATGAATTGCAGTTCTTTTACTACTTCATCGAGTCACAGAGGAACCCTGTAAGGGACCCTCTCTTGCTTTGGCTTACCGGAGGCCCTGGTTGTTCTGGTTTCTCTGGCCTTGTCTATGAAATCG GTCCATTAACTTTCGATTATGTAGCCTTCAATGGTAGCTTCCCTACTTTCGTGGACAACCCATTCTCATGGACCCAA ATTGCCAGCATCATCTTTCTAGATGCACCAGTTGGCACTGGTTTCTCCTACTCAACTACTCAGGAAGGTTACAATAGCAGTGACACTGAATCAGCAGAAGCCGTGTACCAATTTCTCCGGAAG TGGTTGATCAAACATCCCAAGTTTAGATACAATCCACTCTACATTGCTGGAGATTCATATTCAGGCATGATTGTTCCTCAAGTCACTCTTAAAGTATCAGATG GTAATCGTAATGGGATCAGGCCATCCATGAAGCTCCAG GGATATCTACTTGGAAATCCTGTAACAGAGTTGCATAGCGATGAGAATTCAAGAATAGAATTTTACCACCGCGTCACACTAATATCCAGTGAACTTTATGCG TCTATCCGAGAAAGTTGCCAAGGGGAATATGTTAATCCAAATGTAAGCAGTTCAGATTGCATGGACGACATTGGACTTGTTGCAGAG TGCACTATACCAGTAGATGATGCAAACATTTTGCAACCAAAATGTTCCTGGGCATCCCCAAAATTAGCAGATGGATCAATAAAACGAGGGTTGAAATTTTTCGACGACATCCCAGATGAAATCATTCGATCACCAACTAAACGACAAGAACATTGGTGTCGT AATGAGAATTATGTGCTCTCTTATATATGGGCGAATGATGCAACAGTCCAAGCAGCTCTCAGTATTCGAAAC GGTACCATAACAGATTGGAAGAGGTGCAATAAGAGCTTGGCTTATGACTCTAATTTGTTGAGCGTGGTTGAGTACCATCGAGAACTCTTAGGAAGAGGCTACCGATCTTTGATCTACAG CGGTGATCATGACGGGTTGATTCCATATGTCGGTACACTAACATGGATCAGATCTCTCAACTTGACTACTGCCGATGGATGGAGACCGTGGTATGTCAACGGAAATGTTGCAGG ATTTACTGAGAAGTATACAAATGGCGTGTCAGATGGATTGACCTTTGCAACTCTAAAG GGAGCGGGTCACACAGCTCCAGAGTACATGCCTGAGCAAGCTCTTGATATGATGGATAGATGGTTAGCTCACTATCCTCTGTGA
- the LOC133740406 gene encoding uncharacterized protein LOC133740406 isoform X1 has product MAFPYTNLTLSLSLSSPSPSPPSLPSTTTPSTAASPSTMAAASFRTCPFYLAQFHSETKTPIPIPPKFTKPLGFSHSHPSMSSKSASRGPTWLFHKQYALDMDLLWVPTNMVSLGLLQKDSSTESLRHHWLTFREMRSMLTAKCG; this is encoded by the exons ATGGCGTTTCCCTACACAAACCTCAcgctttctctctctttatccTCTCCCTCGCCCTCTCCGCCTTCTCTCCCTTCGACAACTACGCCTTCGACTGCGGCTTCACCTTCGACGATGGCTGCCGCTTCATTCCGGACTTGTCCATTTTATCTCGCTCAATTTCACTccgaaaccaaaaccccaatcCCAATTCCCCCCAAATTTACCAAACCGCTAGGGTTTTCCCACAGCCATCCTAGTATGAGTTCCAAATCTGCGAGCCGGGGACCCACATG GTTATTCCACAAGCAATATGCACTAGATATGGACTTGCTGTGGGTTCCAACCAATATGGTATCACTTGG ATTGCTTCAGAAGGACTCAAGCACAGAGTCTTTGAGACATCACTGGCTAACCTTCAGGGAGATGAGGAGCATGCTTACAGCAAAATGTGGTTGA